In one window of Candidatus Hydrogenedens sp. DNA:
- a CDS encoding DUF721 domain-containing protein — protein MKRRKDKPEKISDIAGGLPNSSVIKTAFELIPVWKQWETIIGEDFAEYTSLAGFKRGVLYIQVKNTAVMHRLTFEKERILEAIRGLLKKDLVQDIFFELNKDVEE, from the coding sequence TTGAAAAGGCGTAAAGATAAACCTGAAAAAATATCGGATATTGCTGGAGGTTTGCCGAATTCAAGTGTAATTAAGACAGCATTCGAACTAATACCTGTTTGGAAACAATGGGAAACAATTATTGGTGAAGATTTTGCTGAGTATACAAGCCTTGCAGGATTTAAACGTGGTGTTCTTTATATTCAAGTGAAAAATACTGCTGTTATGCACCGTCTAACATTTGAAAAAGAGCGAATATTAGAAGCCATAAGAGGACTGCTCAAAAAAGATTTGGTTCAAGACATTTTTTTCGAACTTAATAAAGACGT